TACATTTTTTCAACTGATCCCTGTGAAACTGAATAGGTTTGATTCCTTTGGGTCTTTTCCCAAAcctagggacttagtttctttgatatatctttgaaaccattgagatccccaccctacaaccatgtatagcattgttgggcataaagAGATGAATACAATCATGATGTAAAActaggccctggggtctttccccaccccataaccatatatagccttgtttgacatcaacaaatatagGTATTAACTAAtagaacatgaacattattttgatgtttggtcaaatccaaccaggtgagcgatacaggccctatgtGCCTCTTGTTGTTTCATCATTCGTAGACAAGTAGTTAAGCTGGATTTTGGTTAAGTACAGTACAACAAGAATAGTGTACCATGGTAATATAGTATAAACTGGTTTGATCGCTAATTAGCACAATAAACAATTGTGTCTGTAATTTCAAAGTGAAATAGCTATCAAACCCATTCTCTACACTTCACCTGTCAATATTGTGTTCTTGCTTTGGTGGTTTTCCTTGATTGGAATGTTCTCTTTCTAGGTCCCCAAGCTGGACCAGGAGTGCTACCAGGGATATTTTATGATGTGAAAGATACCCTAGTGTCTGATTCAGAGACCAGGAAGGACATCCCCTGGTCCGACTCGAGGACTAGGATTGCTTTGGATTCGGTCTCCCAGGGCTTAGACTTGGAGTATAAATGCCCATCTCTTCGTCTGGTAGCAGATGTAGCCATACTTGACATTGCTGAAAAGACCACTACAAGCTACGATTGTCCGAATATAATATCTATTGTAGGTCAAGAAATTGTTTTACCAAATTCATCATCGCCAGATCAAATTGAAATGCCAACGACAAATTCAAATGATATAGGAAAACATGCTAAAAATATCCTAAAGATTAGAAAGAAAATGAGAAAGAAGCACAAGCTGAAAAAATGGAGAAGGAAAAGAGCGTCGGAGATTAGAAAAGAGTTATTTGAAAAGATAAAGAAACGAGAGGCGAAGCGTGATGAATATTTAACGGGCATTATCAGTAAAGGTGAAGCATTCGATGCTGATACTTTCATGGAAGATATAATGAGGAAAGCTCAGCGGGGTGGGTACAGGACGTCTCTGTTTGGTGAGAAGAGGGATGTGTAAATAGTCCCTTCTGTGTGTGTTTAATGTTTACTGGAGGACGGGCATAAGATGTTGTAAGACACTAAATCCAAGTCATTGAATATACAACTATATCTGGTTATGATCATTATACCTAAATTTAAGTTCAATGAAGCTGATATATAAgtgctattccagtaaaatatctatcCAACGTGAGGACTTCAGATTTGTGAAACGGGGACCGTCCATAGAGAAGATCAATTCAAACAGTACTATTGTAATAGGTTACTTTTTCTCCAGCACCCATACTGCATATAATTTCTTTATTCCTGGATTCCTCtcatctgatatatattttactggaagACCCCTaataatttctatttcattGTGATGTGAGAAGCCTAAGTAATGAATGAGCTGGAGGATATATGTTGACCCAATGGCTGTTTTTGCGAGTGAAGAATTTCAAACCTCATTATGAAAACTTACATATTGATCTGATTTGACAATATTCTGTCATTTTATTACTTGAGATCctaatgaaaatattgttaatCAAAGAACAATGAAGTTGTACCATCATTAGAGAAACTATTGTCTGATGCAGTTTATCAAACCTGTGTCTGCAATCATcttttggtatacatgtatgacggTAAAGACAGTGAATCAGTTTGTAGATTTGAATGCTTTCTTGGGTAATTGTTTGCAGAAATCTGAACACTCAAAAACatgttgtaaattaaaatattgttgatATGGATGAAGTAAAGATGAGATATTGGAATGTATGTGTAAagtgttatttatatatgtcaTCACAGACTTACTGTCCGATAAAGAGACACGACTTATGACAATGTCTAGTGGCACATGATACAGAATTGTGTCTGGGTTTCTGATTggtttttattagctcacctggaccgaaggtccggtgagcttatgccatggtgcagcgtccgtcgtccgtcgtcgtccgtcgtctgtcgtccggcgtccggcgtccggcgtccgtccgtcaacatttgcttcaaatcgctattagtcaaaaagttcttattggattttgaccaaatttggtcagaaacatccttggcagaaggggatcagattttgcataaatggtgactctgacccccaaggggcctgaggggcggggcccaataggggaaattgaggcaattcctttaaatcgctactagtcataaagttatgaatggatttgaacccaatttggtcagaaacatcctttggggaaggggaacagattttgcataaatggttactctgacccccaaggggccaaaggggcggggcctaatggggaaatagaagtaattcctttaaatcgctactagtcataaagttatgaatggatttgaacccaatttggtcagaaacattctttggggaaggggaacagattttgcataaatggtgactctgacccccaaggggccaaaggggcggggcctaatggggaaatagaggtgattccttcaaatcgctactagtcataaagtaatgaatggatttgaacccaatttggtcagaaacatcctttggggaaggggaacagattttgcataaatggttactctgacccccaaggggcctgaggggcggggcccaataggggaaattgaggcaattcctttaaatcgctactagtcataaagttatgaatggatttgaacccaatttggtcagaaacatcctttggggatggggattagattttgcataaatggtgactctgacccccaaggggccaaaggggcggggcctaatggggaaatagaggtgattccttcaaatcgctactagtcataaaggtatgaatggatttgaacccaatttggtcagaaacattcttatgtgaaggggaacagattttgcataaatggttactccgacccccaaaggaccaaaggggcggggcctaatggggaaacagaggtaatatctttaaatcactactagtcataaaattatgaaaagatttgaaccgaatttgatcaaaaacatcattggggaacagattttgcataaatggtgactctgacccccaaggggccaaaggggcggggccccatatgggaaatagaggtaattcctttaaatcgctactagtcataaagttatgaatggtttttaacgcaatttagtaagaaacatcctttgggaaaggggaacagattttgcataaatggtgactctgacccccaaggggccaaaggggcggggccccatatgggaaatagaggtaattcctttaaatcgctactagtcataaagttatgaatggtttttaacgcaatttagttagaaacatcctttgggaaaggggaacagattttgcataaatggttactctgacccccaaaggaccaaaggaccaaaggggcggggcctaatggggaaacagaggtaatatctttaaatcactactagtcataaaattatgaaaagatttgaaccgaatttgatcaaaaacatcattggggaacagattttgcataaatggtgactctgacccccaaggggccaaaggggcggggccccatatgggaaatagaggtaattcctttaaatcgctactagtcataaagttatgaatggtttttaacgcaatttagtaagaaacatcctttgggaaaggggaacagattttgcataaatggtgactctgacccccaaggggccaaaggggcggggccccatatgggaaatagaggtaattcctttaaatcgctactagtcataaagttatgaatggtttttaacgcaatttagtaagaaacatccttttggaaaggggaacagattttgcataaatggttactctgaccccaaggggccaaaggggcggggcctaatggggaaatagaggtaattccttcaaatcgctactagttataaagttatgaatggatttgaacccaatttggtcagaaacatcctttaggaaaggggaacagattttgcataaatggtgactctgacccccaaggggccaaaggggcagggcctaatggggaaatagaggtaattccttcaaatcgctactagtcataaagttatgaatggatttgaacccaatttaataagaaacatcttttggggaaggggagcagattttgcataaatggtgactctgacccccaaggggccaaaggggcggggactaatggggaaatagaggtaattccttaaaatcgctactagtcataaagttatgaatggatttgaacccaatttaataagaaacatcttttggggaaggggagcagattttgcataaatggtgactcagacccccaaggggccaaaggggcggggccccatatgggaaatagaggtaattcctttaaatcgctacttgtcataaatttatgaatggatttgaacccaatttggtcagaagcattctttggggaaggggaacagattttgcataaatggtgactctgacccccaagtggccaaaggggcggggactaatggggaaatagaggtaattccttaaaatcgctactagtcataaagttatgaatggatttgaacccaatttaataagaaacatcttttggggaaggggagcagattttgcataaatggtgactcagacccccaaggggccaaaggggcggggccccatatgggaaatagaggtaattcctttaaatcgctacttgtcataaatttatgaatggatttgaacccaatttggtcagaagcattctttggggaaggggaacagattttgcataaatggtgactctgacccccaaggggccaaaggggcggggcctaatggggaaatagaggtaattccttaaaatcgctactagtcataaagttatgaatggatttgaatccaatttggtaagaaacattcttgggggaaggggaacagattttgcataaatggtgactctgacccccgaggggcaaaaggggcggggccccatataggaaatagaggtaattcctttaaatcactactagtcataaagttataaatgcatgttgtaaactcagagagtctggacttcattatttctttaaagcagttgggatccccacgctataaccataaatagcattgtttgaggttaacaaacaaaagaaattgaacatgaacattattttgacatttggtcaaatccaaccaggtgagcgatacaggccccatgggcctcttgttttgataCCTTTTGGGTAAACTTATTTTTGGTCcattcaaattttcagattaTCACCTTATTATCTAAGATCAGATGGAATAAGGCACTCACAGgtgttaaataaaatatgaaccTGTGAAAACTTGGTGACATGTTAAATTAAACTGACTTTTGActaacaagaggtccaatgggcctgCATCACTCGCCTGTTATTCACTTGATCAGAAGAACTTCATAtgtttgacctctgtgaccttgaaaatgaTTCAAGGTAATTCCATAGGAACCTACCAGCCAAATGTCATGATCTTTGGTTTTTGGTTAACCACAAatcatttgaatgttttaacaaatttgaccttgaacaaGAGTCATCATACTGATTGTGAGGATATGACCTATATCTATTTACATAGAGTATGTTGTTGAAGAGGCTTATTCGGACGGCTATACACGTACCTTGTTTCTTTCTgtatatttttagctcacctggcccgaaggggCCCAATAgtggaatatagcatattctttaaaatccttcttcttctgcaggaataaagggatttgatccatgtttggtctgaagcatcattgggtgaaggggaaccaattttgtaaaaaaacggtgggtctggcctcccaggggcctgaggggcggggcccaataggggaaatatagcaaattctttgaaatccttcttcttctgtaggaataaagggatttgatccatatttggtctgaaacatccttgggtgaaggggaaccaattttgtataaacggttggtctggccccccaggggcctgaggggtggggccaaataggggaaatatgagattagtctttaaattgctactagtcataaagtttttaatggattttaaccagatttggtcaggaacatccttgggggaaggggaacctagtttaattgtataaatttttactatgaacccccaggggcctcaggggtggggccaaataggggaaatagggttaatcctttaaatcgctactaatcataaagttatgaatgaatttgaaccaaatttggtcaggaacatccttgggagaaggggaacagagtttgtataaatgtttaatctgaacccccaggggcctgaggggcggggccaaataggggaaatagagatttgtctttaaattgctactagtcataaagtgtttaatggattttaactagatttggtcaggaacatccttgggggaaggggaacagagtttgtatacatttttagctcacctgcccgaagggcaagtgagcttatgccatggtgcggcgtccgtcgtccgtccgtctgtccgtccggccggcgtcaactttttcatttaaacaacttcttctcaataaccaagaggctcaggaacttcatattgggcctgtaacatgctggggtgaagggctaccaagtttgttcaaataaatgaccttgaccttcattcaaggtcacagaggtgaaataggctataatcttcaaacgacttcttctcaataaccaagaggcccagggacttgatattaggcctatagcatgctgggatcaagggctaccaagtttgttcaaagaaatgaccttgaccttcattcaaggtcacttggggcaaataggctgtagtcttcaaacaacttcttctcaataaccaagaggcccagggacttgatattgggcctgtagcatgcttgggtgaagggctaccaagtttgttcaaagaaatgaccttgaccttcattcaaggtcacatgggtgaaataggctataatcttcaaacaacttcttcgcaataaccaagaggcccagggacttgatattgggcctgtagcatgcttgggtgaagggctaccaagtttgttcaaataaatgaccttgaccttcattcaaggtcacatgggtgaaataggctataatcttcaaacaacttcttcgcaataaccaagaggcccagggacttgatattgggcctgtagcatgctggggtgaagggctaccaagtttgttcaaataaatgaccttgaccttcattcaaggtcacatgggtgaaataggctataatcttcaaacgacttcttctcaataaccaagaggcccagggacttgagattgggcctgtagcatgctggggtgaagggctaccaagtttgttcaaagaaatgaccttgaccttcattcaaggt
This genomic stretch from Pecten maximus chromosome 16, xPecMax1.1, whole genome shotgun sequence harbors:
- the LOC117345146 gene encoding uncharacterized protein LOC117345146 isoform X2 — protein: MAARAIISVGRLCSRLQRVSIATTCKHGQAASISTHIAGPQAGPGVLPGIFYDVKDTLVSDSETRKDIPWSDSRTRIALDSVSQGLDLEYKCPSLRLVADVAILDIAEKTTTSYDCPNIISIVGQEIVLPNSSSPDQIEMPTTNSNDIGKHAKNILKIRKKMRKKHKLKKWRRKRASEIRKELFEKIKKREAKRDEYLTGIISKGEAFDADTFMEDIMRKAQRGGYRTSLFGEKRDV
- the LOC117345146 gene encoding uncharacterized protein LOC117345146 isoform X1, which codes for MAARAIISVGRLCSRLQRVSIATTCKHGQAASISTHIAGSRPQAGPGVLPGIFYDVKDTLVSDSETRKDIPWSDSRTRIALDSVSQGLDLEYKCPSLRLVADVAILDIAEKTTTSYDCPNIISIVGQEIVLPNSSSPDQIEMPTTNSNDIGKHAKNILKIRKKMRKKHKLKKWRRKRASEIRKELFEKIKKREAKRDEYLTGIISKGEAFDADTFMEDIMRKAQRGGYRTSLFGEKRDV